From a single Arthrobacter sp. SLBN-112 genomic region:
- the folB gene encoding dihydroneopterin aldolase, with protein sequence MDRITLTGVTAVGHHGVFDFERREGQPFVVDAVLHLDFTAAAQSDDVRDTAHYGEVAQRITEWITGEPLNLIEALAVRIADSLLSEFTLQAVDITVHKPQAPIEVPFGDVAVTVHRERVSAGSATSGAQT encoded by the coding sequence ATGGACAGGATTACGCTGACCGGAGTGACGGCCGTGGGCCATCACGGCGTCTTCGATTTCGAACGCCGGGAGGGCCAGCCATTCGTCGTGGATGCAGTGCTCCACCTGGACTTCACGGCAGCGGCGCAGTCCGACGATGTCCGGGACACCGCCCACTACGGGGAGGTGGCACAGCGTATTACCGAGTGGATTACCGGCGAGCCCCTCAACCTCATCGAGGCACTCGCTGTGCGGATCGCCGACAGCCTTCTGTCCGAATTCACGCTCCAGGCCGTGGACATCACCGTGCACAAACCACAGGCCCCCATCGAGGTCCCCTTCGGAGATGTGGCGGTCACGGTCCACAGGGAACGGGTCTCCGCCGGCTCTGCCACGTCGGGGGCACAGACGTGA
- the folK gene encoding 2-amino-4-hydroxy-6-hydroxymethyldihydropteridine diphosphokinase, whose product MNGTYTKAVLALGSNLGERNETLTEAVADLVDPPEVRLLAVSPIVQTKAVGGPPGQPDFLNMVITVETSLSPQELLEHCQAVENKHHRVREVHWGPRTLDVDVITYGELRSDDPTLTLPHPRAASRAFVLYPWSLIEPAATLDGERISTLATRAADFGDLAPFDGFGDFDGMPTAGAVEER is encoded by the coding sequence GTGAACGGGACTTACACCAAGGCTGTGCTTGCCCTGGGCAGCAACCTTGGTGAACGGAACGAGACCCTGACGGAGGCCGTGGCCGATCTGGTGGACCCGCCGGAGGTCCGGCTCCTTGCCGTCTCACCCATCGTCCAGACCAAAGCCGTGGGCGGACCTCCGGGACAGCCGGACTTCCTGAACATGGTCATCACGGTGGAAACCAGCCTGAGTCCGCAGGAGCTGCTGGAACACTGCCAGGCGGTGGAGAACAAGCACCACCGCGTCCGCGAGGTCCACTGGGGGCCGCGGACGCTCGACGTCGACGTCATCACCTACGGCGAACTCCGCAGCGACGACCCCACGCTGACCCTCCCGCACCCGCGTGCCGCCTCGCGGGCTTTCGTCCTCTACCCCTGGTCACTCATCGAACCCGCCGCCACGCTGGACGGCGAACGGATCAGCACACTGGCAACGCGGGCTGCGGATTTCGGGGACCTTGCCCCGTTCGACGGGTTCGGCGACTTCGACGGGATGCCCACGGCGGGAGCGGTGGAGGAGCGATGA
- a CDS encoding DUF3180 domain-containing protein → MKPINPLRLLLICVILAVAGWAATVVTSRYSMATPVLPATALATMGVIVIITLILGIRVLRWRNSVKPNSTARKTQLDPLLAARTLVLAQACAYAGTVLLGWHVGIFLDQLRIWSLRSDQGITWLALAMAGGGLVMIVVGLLVERFCRIPPEDGDTTSVDGKKGRPARGEAAGEGEYAYRGD, encoded by the coding sequence ATGAAGCCGATCAACCCGCTGCGCCTGCTGCTGATCTGCGTCATCCTCGCGGTGGCGGGCTGGGCGGCCACGGTTGTCACCAGCCGGTACAGCATGGCCACTCCTGTCCTGCCGGCCACGGCACTGGCCACCATGGGCGTCATCGTGATCATCACGCTGATCCTGGGCATCCGGGTGCTCAGGTGGCGCAACAGCGTCAAGCCCAACAGTACGGCCAGGAAAACGCAGCTGGACCCCCTTCTGGCCGCGCGGACGCTGGTCCTGGCCCAGGCATGCGCCTACGCCGGAACAGTTCTGCTCGGCTGGCACGTGGGCATCTTCCTGGACCAGCTGCGGATCTGGAGCCTCCGCAGCGACCAGGGCATCACCTGGCTGGCCCTCGCCATGGCCGGCGGCGGCCTGGTGATGATCGTGGTGGGGCTCCTGGTGGAGCGGTTCTGCAGGATTCCCCCGGAGGACGGGGACACCACAAGCGTGGACGGGAAGAAGGGCCGCCCAGCCCGCGGGGAAGCCGCCGGGGAAGGCGAATATGCATACCGAGGCGATTGA
- a CDS encoding PH domain-containing protein yields the protein MTADGQLPGPPGVPPELPPAPPAAQGSPETNRTPDGEWLRVHPASPFVRGWVALAAITFFFGRDLFERTLQGQPVFEDGFARRAPWLLGGGAVVLAVALLGFVLTWYFTKYQVSGGYVRVNSGLIFRQHRQARLDRVQAIDIVQPLLARIFGLAELKFEVADAGESAVRLAYLKIEDARQLRASILAQASGASAGAVTSARVAAAAGASSGGPAGLERLARPAPEAPEITVLAVPPSRLLGALILSEQSVFIVVGGIASVVLSTLTDNRAFYFYLVPAALGLAAGYWNFFNKGFNFTAAVSPDGIRLRYGLLDTQAQTLPPGRIQAVKVAQPPLWRPFGWYRMQVNAAGYGVSGNAAEGNTRTTLLPVGKLSDVMAMLSLVLPDPGTRQPELVFTAGLNGKDSDGGFVTTPRRARLLAPLAWRRNGFTATDTALLIRSGRWWRELVLVPHQRTQSLALQQGPLARRFRVADLVLHTTAGPVAARLAQAGLDEARQLFDDQSARARLARKRQTTEQWLRQVVPAVAPTPMGAPQLPGAAVSDAPVPEVPARGDGTGDARDHYQQEGQQHG from the coding sequence GTGACCGCTGACGGCCAGCTGCCCGGCCCGCCCGGGGTGCCGCCTGAGCTTCCGCCTGCGCCTCCAGCTGCCCAGGGCAGCCCGGAAACCAACAGAACGCCCGACGGCGAGTGGCTGCGGGTGCATCCTGCCTCACCTTTCGTCCGCGGCTGGGTTGCCCTGGCCGCCATCACCTTCTTCTTTGGCCGGGACCTCTTCGAGCGGACGCTGCAGGGCCAGCCCGTGTTCGAGGACGGGTTTGCCAGGCGCGCACCATGGCTCCTTGGCGGCGGCGCGGTGGTGCTGGCAGTGGCGCTGCTGGGGTTCGTCCTCACCTGGTACTTCACCAAGTACCAGGTGTCCGGCGGCTACGTCCGGGTCAACAGCGGGCTCATCTTCCGCCAGCACCGGCAGGCGCGGCTGGACCGGGTGCAGGCCATTGACATCGTGCAGCCCCTGCTGGCCCGCATCTTCGGCCTGGCCGAACTCAAATTCGAGGTAGCCGACGCCGGCGAATCAGCGGTGCGGCTGGCCTACCTCAAGATCGAGGATGCCCGGCAGCTTCGTGCCAGCATCCTGGCGCAGGCGTCCGGAGCATCCGCCGGTGCTGTTACAAGTGCCCGCGTTGCTGCCGCGGCGGGCGCCAGTTCCGGAGGCCCGGCAGGGCTGGAGCGCCTTGCCCGGCCCGCACCCGAGGCGCCGGAAATCACTGTCCTGGCTGTGCCGCCGTCGCGCCTTCTCGGCGCACTGATCCTGAGCGAGCAAAGCGTCTTTATCGTGGTGGGCGGCATCGCCTCGGTGGTTCTGTCGACGCTGACGGACAACCGCGCCTTCTACTTCTACCTGGTGCCCGCGGCCCTGGGCCTGGCTGCCGGCTACTGGAACTTCTTCAATAAGGGGTTCAACTTCACCGCGGCGGTTTCGCCTGACGGCATCCGGCTGCGGTACGGGCTCCTGGACACCCAGGCGCAGACTCTTCCGCCAGGCCGGATCCAAGCGGTGAAGGTTGCCCAGCCGCCGCTGTGGCGTCCGTTTGGCTGGTACCGGATGCAGGTGAATGCGGCAGGCTACGGGGTCTCCGGCAACGCCGCCGAGGGCAATACCAGGACCACCCTCCTGCCGGTGGGAAAGCTGTCCGACGTCATGGCCATGCTGTCGCTGGTCCTCCCGGACCCGGGGACCCGCCAGCCTGAGCTGGTGTTTACCGCCGGTCTAAACGGCAAGGATTCCGACGGCGGATTCGTCACCACGCCGCGCCGGGCCCGCCTGCTGGCGCCCTTGGCGTGGCGCCGCAACGGGTTCACCGCAACGGACACGGCCCTATTGATCCGCTCCGGGCGCTGGTGGCGGGAGCTGGTGCTGGTTCCCCACCAGCGGACCCAGTCACTGGCACTGCAGCAGGGACCCCTGGCGCGCCGGTTCCGTGTGGCGGACCTGGTTCTCCACACGACCGCCGGGCCGGTGGCCGCCCGGCTGGCCCAGGCCGGGCTGGACGAGGCCCGGCAACTCTTCGACGACCAATCAGCACGTGCCCGGTTGGCGCGGAAGCGGCAAACCACCGAACAATGGTTGCGGCAGGTTGTTCCGGCGGTCGCGCCCACGCCGATGGGTGCCCCGCAACTGCCCGGCGCCGCAGTGTCTGACGCGCCGGTGCCTGAGGTGCCGGCCCGTGGGGATGGAACCGGCGATGCACGAGACCATTACCAACAGGAAGGCCAGCAGCATGGCTAA
- a CDS encoding PH domain-containing protein: MHTEAIDPPGIAWQRVSPKYITVRLVEWAVANLVTVLVLSAPLVFVLLGWWRWPPLWLAIAVPSATLLAALWRLVLIPRQVRAIGYAERDDDLLIRGGIFFQRTMAVPYGRMQYVDIAVGPVERALGLCTVKLHTASPGTNARIPGLPAVEGARLREQLAARGEARLAGL, from the coding sequence ATGCATACCGAGGCGATTGACCCGCCGGGTATCGCCTGGCAGCGGGTGTCGCCGAAATACATCACGGTCCGGCTTGTGGAATGGGCTGTTGCCAACCTTGTCACCGTCCTGGTCCTGTCCGCTCCGCTGGTGTTCGTCCTCCTGGGCTGGTGGCGGTGGCCGCCGCTGTGGCTCGCCATCGCCGTGCCGTCCGCCACGCTGCTGGCTGCCTTGTGGCGGCTGGTGCTCATTCCGCGGCAGGTCCGGGCCATCGGCTACGCCGAGCGCGATGACGACCTGCTGATCAGGGGCGGCATCTTCTTCCAGCGGACCATGGCCGTTCCCTACGGGCGGATGCAGTATGTGGACATTGCGGTCGGCCCCGTGGAACGCGCGCTGGGGCTGTGCACCGTCAAGCTGCACACCGCCTCACCCGGCACGAACGCACGCATTCCCGGCCTGCCGGCAGTGGAAGGTGCGCGGCTCCGGGAACAGCTGGCCGCCCGCGGTGAAGCCAGGCTGGCGGGACTGTGA
- the folP gene encoding dihydropteroate synthase → MDSLAAAPGTGPATSPLPILRKPRPAARFADLPTDRTLVMGILNVTPDSFSDGGKHATADTAIAAGLRMFYAGADIIDVGGESTRPGADDVTPDEEQRRVLPVIEALVKAGALVSIDTTHASTAAAAVKAGAAIINDISGLSIEPEMAEFVAASKVPYVLTHRRGDARTMNSLAEYTDVAGEVVAELAGVRDKLYAAGVSQEQIIIDPGLGFAKNDAQNWELLQNLDQLDSLGHKVLVGASRKRFLGTLLTVAGKSAAPEERDGATAAITAISAYRGAWAVRVHEVGSSLDAVKVAARMAAASPAQAAVPQKQ, encoded by the coding sequence ATGGATTCACTCGCTGCAGCCCCTGGAACGGGGCCCGCAACCTCCCCGCTGCCCATCCTGCGCAAGCCCCGCCCGGCGGCGCGCTTCGCCGACCTGCCCACTGACCGTACCCTGGTCATGGGAATCCTGAACGTCACCCCGGACTCCTTCAGCGACGGCGGAAAACACGCCACGGCAGACACTGCCATCGCTGCTGGCCTGCGGATGTTTTATGCGGGCGCCGACATCATCGACGTCGGGGGCGAATCCACCCGGCCCGGGGCTGACGATGTCACCCCGGATGAGGAACAGCGCCGCGTCCTGCCCGTGATCGAGGCCCTGGTGAAGGCAGGGGCGCTGGTCAGCATCGACACCACCCACGCCTCGACGGCTGCAGCCGCGGTAAAGGCCGGCGCAGCAATCATCAATGACATCTCCGGCTTGAGCATTGAGCCCGAAATGGCCGAGTTCGTGGCGGCCTCCAAGGTTCCGTACGTCCTCACCCACCGCCGCGGGGACGCCCGCACCATGAACTCGCTCGCCGAATACACGGACGTTGCCGGGGAAGTGGTGGCGGAACTGGCAGGAGTGCGGGACAAGCTGTACGCCGCCGGTGTCAGCCAGGAACAGATCATCATCGACCCAGGCTTGGGGTTCGCCAAGAACGACGCCCAGAATTGGGAACTGCTGCAGAACCTGGACCAGCTGGACAGCCTGGGCCACAAGGTTCTGGTGGGCGCCTCCCGCAAACGTTTCCTCGGCACCCTGCTCACCGTTGCCGGCAAGTCCGCTGCCCCCGAAGAACGCGATGGTGCCACAGCGGCGATCACAGCCATCAGCGCCTACCGCGGGGCCTGGGCGGTCCGCGTGCACGAGGTTGGGTCCAGCCTTGACGCCGTCAAGGTGGCTGCACGCATGGCCGCAGCGTCCCCAGCACAAGCCGCCGTACCCCAAAAACAATAG
- the ftsH gene encoding ATP-dependent zinc metalloprotease FtsH produces the protein MKAKNFFKGPGIWIVVVVGLLLVAFATLAPGGAARIDTDKGLELLSSNKVEQAKIFDGENRVDLTLKDNLQLEGQDKGKSVQFFFVDARAEDVVKAVTDAKPAQGFTDQPIESNWFSGLLSLLIPVILLGALFWFLMTRMQGGGSKIMQFGKSKAKMVSKDMPQVTFADVAGADEAVEELQEIKEFLQEPAKFQAVGAKIPKGVLLYGPPGTGKTLLARAVAGEAGVPFFSISGSDFVEMFVGVGASRVRDLFEQAKANSPAIIFVDEIDAVGRHRGAGIGGGNDEREQTLNQLLVEMDGFDVKTNVILIAATNRPDVLDPALLRPGRFDRQIGVDAPDMIGRDQILQVHAKGKPMAPGVDLKAVAKKTPGYTGADLANVLNEAALLTARSNANLIDDRALDEAIDRVMAGPQKRSRVMKEHERKITAYHEGGHALVAAALRNSAPVTKITILPRGRALGYTMVVPENDKYSVTRNELLDQMAYAMGGRVAEEIVFHDPSTGASNDIEKATGTARKMVTEYGMSERVGAVRLGQGGGEPFLGRDAGHERNYSDQIAYVVDEEVRRLIEQAHDEAYEILTENRDVLDLLALELLERETLNQAEIADIFRDVRKRDFREVWLSKETRPVQMAGPVESRQERAEREAQEEAKKARLDEPLDAQPPHSQGVPEDAPFHGGTPDSGPDTLRS, from the coding sequence ATGAAAGCTAAGAACTTCTTCAAAGGCCCGGGCATCTGGATCGTCGTTGTGGTCGGTCTGCTCCTCGTGGCTTTTGCAACGCTCGCCCCCGGCGGTGCGGCCCGGATCGATACCGACAAGGGCCTGGAACTGCTCTCCAGCAACAAGGTGGAGCAGGCCAAGATCTTCGACGGCGAGAACCGCGTTGACCTCACGCTGAAGGACAACCTGCAGCTGGAGGGGCAGGACAAGGGCAAGAGCGTCCAGTTCTTCTTCGTTGATGCCCGCGCTGAGGATGTGGTGAAGGCTGTCACCGACGCCAAGCCGGCCCAGGGCTTCACCGACCAGCCGATCGAAAGCAACTGGTTCTCCGGCCTGCTCTCCCTCCTGATCCCCGTCATCCTGCTGGGCGCCCTCTTCTGGTTCCTGATGACCCGCATGCAGGGCGGCGGCTCCAAGATCATGCAGTTCGGCAAGTCCAAGGCCAAGATGGTCAGCAAGGACATGCCGCAGGTGACTTTCGCGGATGTCGCAGGTGCCGACGAAGCCGTGGAGGAACTGCAGGAGATCAAGGAATTCCTGCAGGAACCGGCCAAGTTCCAGGCCGTTGGCGCCAAGATCCCCAAGGGCGTGCTGCTGTACGGCCCCCCGGGTACCGGTAAGACCCTGCTCGCCCGCGCCGTGGCCGGTGAAGCCGGCGTCCCCTTCTTCTCCATCTCCGGCTCGGACTTCGTGGAGATGTTCGTCGGCGTCGGCGCTTCCCGCGTCCGCGACCTGTTTGAGCAGGCCAAGGCCAACTCGCCCGCCATCATCTTCGTGGATGAGATCGACGCCGTCGGCCGCCACCGCGGTGCAGGCATCGGCGGCGGCAACGACGAACGCGAGCAGACCCTCAACCAGCTGCTGGTTGAAATGGACGGCTTCGACGTCAAGACCAACGTGATCCTGATCGCCGCCACCAACCGGCCCGACGTCCTGGACCCCGCACTGCTGCGTCCCGGCCGCTTCGACCGCCAGATTGGGGTGGACGCGCCCGACATGATTGGCCGCGACCAGATCCTGCAGGTCCACGCCAAGGGCAAGCCGATGGCGCCCGGCGTCGACCTGAAGGCCGTGGCCAAGAAAACCCCCGGCTACACGGGTGCCGATCTCGCCAACGTCCTCAACGAGGCCGCACTGCTCACCGCGCGTTCCAACGCCAACCTGATTGACGACCGCGCCCTGGACGAGGCCATTGACCGCGTCATGGCAGGCCCGCAGAAGCGCAGCCGGGTCATGAAGGAACACGAGCGCAAGATCACCGCGTACCACGAAGGCGGCCACGCCCTGGTGGCGGCGGCCCTCCGGAACTCCGCCCCGGTCACCAAGATCACCATCCTCCCGCGCGGCCGGGCCCTGGGCTACACCATGGTGGTTCCCGAAAACGACAAGTACTCCGTAACCCGCAATGAGCTCCTGGACCAGATGGCCTACGCCATGGGCGGGCGCGTTGCCGAGGAGATCGTGTTCCACGATCCTTCCACCGGCGCCTCCAACGACATCGAGAAGGCGACCGGCACCGCGCGCAAGATGGTCACCGAATACGGCATGAGCGAACGTGTCGGCGCGGTCCGCCTGGGCCAGGGCGGCGGCGAACCCTTCCTGGGCCGCGACGCAGGCCACGAGCGCAACTACTCGGACCAGATCGCCTACGTCGTGGACGAGGAAGTGCGCCGCCTGATTGAGCAGGCCCACGATGAGGCCTACGAGATCCTCACCGAAAACCGGGACGTCCTGGACCTCCTGGCCCTGGAGCTGCTGGAGCGCGAAACCCTCAACCAGGCCGAGATCGCCGACATCTTCAGGGACGTTCGCAAGCGCGACTTCCGCGAGGTGTGGCTGTCCAAGGAGACCCGTCCGGTACAGATGGCAGGCCCGGTGGAGAGCCGCCAGGAGCGCGCCGAACGGGAAGCCCAGGAGGAAGCCAAGAAAGCCCGGCTGGACGAGCCGCTGGACGCCCAGCCCCCTCATTCGCAGGGCGTTCCGGAGGACGCTCCGTTTCACGGCGGCACCCCCGACTCGGGGCCTGACACCCTTCGCAGCTAA
- the hpt gene encoding hypoxanthine phosphoribosyltransferase, with amino-acid sequence MDSNDVQADLKHVLYTKEQIQQRITELAAQIDKDYEGREILLVGVLKGAVMVMADLARALHSHISMDWMAVSSYGSGTQSSGVVRILKDLDTDLMGKDVLIVEDIIDSGLTLSWLKTNLESRGTASVEICTAFRKPTAAKVEIDVKYVGYDIPNEFVVGYGLDYAEKYRNLDFVGTLAPHVYE; translated from the coding sequence GTGGATTCAAACGACGTCCAGGCAGATCTCAAGCACGTTCTCTACACCAAGGAGCAGATCCAGCAGCGGATCACCGAGCTCGCTGCGCAGATCGACAAGGACTACGAAGGGCGCGAGATCCTCCTTGTGGGTGTGCTGAAGGGCGCCGTGATGGTCATGGCCGACCTTGCCCGCGCACTCCACAGCCACATCTCCATGGACTGGATGGCCGTCTCCTCCTATGGTTCGGGAACCCAGTCCTCCGGCGTGGTGCGCATCCTGAAGGACCTGGACACGGACCTGATGGGCAAGGACGTCCTGATCGTCGAGGACATCATCGACTCCGGCCTTACCCTGTCCTGGCTCAAGACCAACCTGGAATCCCGCGGCACGGCCTCGGTGGAAATCTGCACGGCGTTCCGCAAGCCCACCGCCGCCAAGGTGGAAATCGACGTCAAGTACGTCGGCTACGACATCCCCAACGAATTCGTGGTGGGCTACGGCCTGGACTACGCCGAAAAGTACCGCAACCTTGACTTCGTGGGAACCCTGGCCCCGCACGTCTACGAGTAA
- the folE gene encoding GTP cyclohydrolase I FolE, translating into MTSFHDDDGPASAAHPAEDGSHHSKHEKVDRPRIEAAVREILLAIGEDPDRGGLLDTPKRVAKAYAEMFAGLHRDPAEVLSTTFDLDHEELVLVKDIPFYSTCEHHLVPFHGVAHVGYIPSHDGKVTGLSKLARLVDIYARRPQVQERLTTEIVEAMVRHLKPRGAIVVVECEHMCMSMRGIRKPGAKTVTSAVRGQLHDPATRAEAMSLILGR; encoded by the coding sequence GTGACTTCTTTCCACGACGACGACGGTCCCGCCTCCGCTGCACATCCGGCAGAGGACGGTTCCCACCATTCCAAACACGAAAAGGTGGACCGGCCGAGGATCGAGGCGGCCGTCCGTGAGATCCTCCTTGCCATCGGCGAGGACCCGGACCGCGGCGGCCTCCTCGACACCCCGAAAAGGGTGGCCAAGGCGTACGCCGAAATGTTCGCGGGACTGCACCGCGACCCCGCGGAGGTCCTGTCCACCACCTTTGACCTGGACCATGAGGAACTGGTCCTAGTCAAGGACATCCCGTTCTACTCCACGTGCGAGCACCACCTGGTGCCGTTCCACGGGGTGGCCCACGTTGGCTACATTCCCTCGCACGACGGCAAGGTCACCGGGCTGAGCAAGCTGGCCCGCCTGGTGGACATCTATGCCCGCCGCCCGCAAGTGCAGGAGCGGCTCACCACTGAAATCGTCGAAGCGATGGTCCGCCACCTCAAACCCCGTGGCGCCATCGTGGTCGTTGAATGCGAACACATGTGCATGTCGATGCGCGGTATCCGCAAGCCCGGAGCGAAGACCGTCACCAGTGCGGTCCGCGGGCAGCTTCATGACCCGGCCACCCGTGCCGAAGCCATGAGCCTCATCCTCGGAAGGTAA